A single Hippocampus zosterae strain Florida chromosome 1, ASM2543408v3, whole genome shotgun sequence DNA region contains:
- the serpine1 gene encoding plasminogen activator inhibitor 1 translates to MFCKYVIVVLLAAMSGGAVMGSLQDKQTDLGLKVFGHLAGASAHRNVLFSPYGVSSVLAMAQLGAAGNTRKAMTAAMGFSLQERGMSREQRFLQRDLHAEDGLELASGVMVERKMSLEKGYRQALSKAFRSHPHQVDFTKPDQAVDVINAWVSDHTAGAIPEFLARGSLSEETRLVLLNALHFQGLWKVPFDPKLTHERMFHSANGSSVPIDMMTLTNRFNYGEFVTPSGVDYDVVEVPYEGDSLSMLLVSPFETDVPLSALSDDLSSQRIRQWRAELRSVRRKLTMPRFTLNSEVNLKAALISMGLGNMFNLATADFSRITTDERLCVSKVLQTVKLEVNEQGTKGAAATAAVLFSRMAVEELTLDRPFLFLIQHKPTGAILFMGQFNHPA, encoded by the exons ATGTTTTGCAAGTACGTGATCGTTGTTCTCTTGGCGGCCATGAGCGGCGGGGCCGTGATGGGCTCTCTGCAGGACAAACAGACCGACTTGGGCTTAAAGGTCTTCGGCCATTTGGCCGGAGCCTCGGCGCACAGGAATGTGCTTTTCTCCCCGTATGGCGTTTCTTCCGTCCTGGCGATGGCACAGCTCGGCGCGGCGGGGAACACTCGCAAGGCCATGACTGCCGCAATGGGATTTTCCTTGCAAG AGCGCGGAATGTCTCGAGAGCAGCGCTTCCTGCAGCGCGACCTCCACGCCGAGGATGGTTTGGAGTTGGCCAGCGGAGTCATGGTGGAGAGGAAGATGAGCCTGGAGAAGGGATACCGCCAGGCCCTGTCCAAGGCCTTCAGGAGCCACCCGCACCAAGTGGACTTCACCAAGCCCGACCAGGCGGTGGACGTCATCAACGCCTGGGTTTCGGACCACACTGCAG GCGCCATTCCTGAGTTCTTGGCCCGGGGATCGCTGAGCGAAGAGACTCGCCTGGTGCTCCTCAACGCCCTCCACTTCCAGGGACTCTGGAAGGTTCCGTTCGACCCCAAGCTCACGCACGAGAGAATGTTCCACAGCGCCAACGGCAGCTCCGTACCCATTGACATGATGACACTCACCAACCGCTTCAACTACG GGGAGTTTGTGACTCCCAGCGGCGTGGACTATGACGTCGTCGAGGTCCCGTATGAGGGCGACTCGCTGAGCATGCTGCTGGTGTCGCCTTTTGAAACCGACGTGCCGCTCAGCGCCCTCAGTGACGACCTGAGCAGCCAGCGGATCCGCCAGTGGAGAGCCGAGCTCAGGAGCGTTCGGAGAAAGTTGACCATGCCCAG GTTTACTCTGAACTCGGAGGTCAACTTGAAGGCTGCACTCATCAGCATGGGCCTGGGGAACATGTTCAATCTGGCCACTGCAGATTTCAGCCGCATTACAA CCGACGAGAGGCTTTGCGTGTCCAAGGTTCTCCAGACAGTCAAGCTTGAGGTCAACGAGCAAGGAACAAAGGGAGCAGCGGCAACGG CTGCTGTGCTATTTTCCCGAATGGCAGTGGAGGAGCTCACTTTGGATCGGCCTTTTCTCTTCTTGATCCAGCACAAACCAACGGGGGCCATTTTGTTCATGGGCCAGTTCAATCATCCCGCTTAA
- the trmt10a gene encoding RNA (guanine-9-)-methyltransferase domain-containing protein 2, whose product MDDDESVQTDDNKLLNNHNIHNNNTADDNKEDGDATEKQALSKRQRKKLLKQQKWEEERDMRKQKRKDRKQQRRQQRQNNQQDDEGEHRSARKRPRREATPTSLRLVVDCSFDDLMLTKDVHKLHKQIQRCYAENRRASHPVQFYLTSLGGQLKQSMDEKDKGWINWKDISIKLEHYSEVLSKEDVVYLTSDSPNVLTELDPKKAYVIGGLVDHNHHKGITLERAQDLGICHAQLPLDSFVQMNSRKVLAVNHVFEIILAYMEKGSWQDAFFSVLPQRKGAKAVATGPGDGNQDGDGQEDQPEEHLDLEAPQPSEK is encoded by the exons ATGGATGATGACGAGAGCGTTCAGACCGATGACAACAAACTCCTAAATAATCATAATATTCACAATAATAACACAGCAGACGATAACAAAGAAGACGGAGATGCCACCGAGAAGCAGGCTTTGTCcaaaaggcaaagaaagaaGCTTCTAAAGCAGCAGAAatgggaggaggagagggaCATGAGAAA GCAGAAGCGCAAGGACAggaagcagcagcggcggcagcagaGACAAAATAACCAACAAGATGATGAAGGAGAACACCGCAGTGCCAGGAAGCGCCCGCGGCGAGAAGCGACGCCCACCTCGCTCAGGCTGGTGGTGGACTGCAGTTTTGATGACCTCATGTTAACCAAG GATGTGCACAAGCTTCACAAGCAGATCCAGAGGTGCTATGCTGAAAACAGACGAGCCTCACATCCAGTCCAG TTTTATCTGACAAGCCTTGGAGGACAACTCAAACAAAGTATGGATGAAAAAGACAAAGGATGGATCAACTGGAAG GATATTAGCATTAAATTGGAACACTATAGTGAAGTATTGTCCAAGGAAGATGTGGTCTACCTTACGTCAGACTCCCCCAATGTGCTGACGGAACTGGACCCTAAAAAGGCGTACGTGATCGGCGGGCTGGTGGACCACAACCACCACAAG GGGATCACTTTGGAGCGGGCCCAGGATCTGGGAATCTGTCATGCCCAGCTTCCCCTCGACAGCTTCGTCCAGATGAACAGTCGCAAAGTTCTCGCGGTCAATCACG TGTTTGAGATCATCCTGGCGTACATGGAGAAAGGCAGCTGGCAGGATGCGTTCTTCTCCGTGCTGCCTCAGAGGAAAGGAGCCAAGGCCGTGGCCACAGGCCCGGGAGACGGCAACCAAGATGGCGACGGCCAAGAGGACCAACCGGAGGAGCACTTGGACCTTGAAGCTCCCCAACCAAGCGAGAAGTGA